One region of Quercus lobata isolate SW786 chromosome 2, ValleyOak3.0 Primary Assembly, whole genome shotgun sequence genomic DNA includes:
- the LOC115978277 gene encoding purple acid phosphatase 5-like has protein sequence MGSKNMGALCMVAMVFVLLNIGLCNGGKTSPYVRKLYASDDLPKDTFPSPPGFNAPEQVHITQGDYDGRGVIISWVTPVRKHPDVVSYWAAGAEGKHKHKHTVHSVITTYKYYNYNSGYIHHATIKGLEYDTKYFYEIGQGNSARQFHFTTPPKIGPDVPYTFGVIGDLGQTFDSYETLKHYMANPKAQAMLFVGDLSYADDHPNHDNERWDEWGRFVEKSTAYQPWIWAAGNHELDFAPQIEENVPFKPYLHRYYTPYQESQSTSPLWYSIRRASAHIIVLSSYSAFAKYTPQYTWLEKELSKVNRDETPWLIVLLHSPWYNSNSYHYMEGEAMRVTFEPWFVQHKVDLVFAGHVHSYERSERISNVKYNITNGVSTPVKDPSAPVYITIGDGGNIEGLASGFVDPQPSYSAYREASFGHAILEIKNSTHAHYTWHRNDDNEAVAADSVWLFNRHTYPNEEHN, from the exons ATGGGTTCCAAAAATATGGGTGCACTGTGCATGGTAGCAATGGTGTTTGTGTTGCTGAATATTGGTTTGTGCAATGGAGGGAAAACAAGCCCTTATGTTAGGAAACTATACGCCTCTGATGACTTGCCAAAAGATACTTTTCCTTCTCCTCCAGGTTTCAATGCACCAGAGCAG GTTCATATAACTCAAGGAGATTATGATGGGCGAGGTGTGATCATTTCATGGGTGACACCAGTTAGGAAACACCCAGATGTTGTGTCTTATTGGGCTGCAGGTGCAGAGGGCAAGCACAAGCATAAGCATACAGTTCATTCTGTAATCACTACTTACAAATACTATAATTATAACTCAGGCTACATTCACCATGCTACCATTAAAGGATTGGAA TATGACACTAAATACTTTTATGAGATCGGGCAAGGTAATTCAGCTCGTCAATTTCATTTCACAACTCCACCAAAAATTGGGCCAGATGTTCCATACACATTTGGCGTTATCG GTGATTTGGGACAAACATTTGACTCTTATGAGACATTAAAGCATTATATGGCCAATCCAAAAGCCCAAGCTATGCTGTTTGTGGGAGATCTTTCTTATGCTGATGATCACCCAAACCATGACAATGAGAGATGGGATGAATGGGGCCGATTCGTAGAAAAGAGTACTGCATATCAACCATGGATTTGGGCTGCTGGCAATCATGAGCTTGATTTTGCGCCACAGATT GAAGAAAATGTTCCTTTCAAGCCGTATTTGCATAGGTACTATACACCCTATCAGGAATCACAGAGTACGTCGCCACTTTGGTATTCCATTAGACGAGCATCTGCACACATCATTGTCTTGTCTTCATACTCTGCATTTG CCAAATACACTCCTCAATACACTTGGCTTGAAAAAGAGCTCTCAAAGGTTAATAGAGATGAAACCCCATGGCTAATTGTTCTTCTGCACTCACCATGGTATAATAGCAACAGCTACCATTACATGGAAGGGGAAGCCATGAGAGTGACATTTGAACCTTGGTTTGTTCAACACAAAGTTGATCTAGTATTTGCTGGTCATGTTCATTCCTATGAACGCTCG GAGCGCATATCGAATGTGAAGTACAACATAACAAATGGAGTGAGCACCCCAGTAAAGGACCCTTCTGCACCAGTGTACATAACCATTGGTGATGGAGGTAACATTGAAGGCCTTGCTTCTGG TTTTGTTGATCCACAACCAAGTTATTCTGCATATAGAGAAGCAAGCTTTGGGCATGCAATTCTCGAGATAAAAAATAGCACTCATGCCCACTATACTTGGCACCGTAACGACGATAATGAAGCCGTTGCTGCCGATTCAGTTTGGCTCTTCAACAGACA